A window of the Gossypium hirsutum isolate 1008001.06 chromosome A03, Gossypium_hirsutum_v2.1, whole genome shotgun sequence genome harbors these coding sequences:
- the LOC107950128 gene encoding abscisic acid receptor PYR1 has product MAEPESEPTTTHHLTIPPGLTQDEFHELTPSITQYHTYTLGQGKCSSLLAQRINSPSDLVWSIVRRFDKPQTYKHFIKSCAVKDNFQMVVGCTRDVNVISGLPAATSTERLDILNDNEKVTGFSIIGGEHRLTNYRSVTTVHGFERDGKIWTVVLESYVVDVPEGNTEEDTRLFADTVVRLNLQKLASVAEGLARDGDCNKSQVM; this is encoded by the coding sequence ATGGCTGAACCAGAATCCGAACCCACCACCACCCACCACCTCACAATCCCACCCGGTTTAACCCAAGACGAGTTCCATGAGTTAACCCCGAGTATAACTCAGTACCACACCTACACTTTAGGTCAAGGCAAATGCTCTTCTTTATTGGCTCAACGTATCAACTCACCAAGCGACCTCGTTTGGTCGATCGTCCGCCGTTTCGATAAACCACAAACGTATAAGCACTTCATAAAAAGCTGTGCCGTCAAAGACAATTTCCAAATGGTCGTGGGTTGCACGCGTGACGTCAACGTGATCTCCGGTTTACCGGCAGCCACAAGCACCGAACGTCTCGATATCTTAAACGATAACGAAAAGGTAACCGGGTTTAGCATCATCGGTGGTGAACATAGGTTGACAAATTACCGGTCGGTGACGACGGTACATGGGTTTGAACGTGATGGGAAGATCTGGACCGTTGTTCTGGAATCATATGTGGTTGATGTACCTGAAGGGAATACGGAAGAAGATACACGGTTGTTTGCTGATACGGTTGTGAGACTTAATTTGCAGAAATTGGCTAGCGTCGCTGAAGGGTTGGCGCGTGATGGCGATTGTAATAAATCACAGGTGAtgtga